In Flavobacterium cerinum, one genomic interval encodes:
- the traJ gene encoding conjugative transposon protein TraJ → MVILFLVVPVSSYGAGVASEIGSLHSVLEQLYDDMIPLCSQLIGVGQGLAGFAALWYIAARVWRHLANAEPIDFYPLFRPFAIGLCIAIFPSVLAIINGVMKPTVTGTAAMMDGSNRAIATLLLEKERAIKTTDKWKMYVGETGSGDRDKWVKYTYPELSGQNEGLLEGLAIDLEFSMDKQMYKFRNSVKEWMSEVLRVLFEAAALCIDTLRTFQLVVLAILGPIVFGLAVFDGFQHTLTVWLARYINVFLWLPVANIFGSIIGKIQENMLKVDISQIAQEGDTFFSRTDMGYLIFMIIGIVGYFTVPTVANYIVHAGGSALTQKITSMFNNSSRSTVSTGQQAAGMVADGLGNAVNRMQNDMASYGSSSPYFNEGNGSGYMGDKLKGK, encoded by the coding sequence ATGGTGATACTATTTTTAGTGGTGCCGGTAAGCAGTTATGGTGCTGGTGTAGCTAGTGAGATCGGTAGTTTGCACAGCGTATTGGAACAACTATACGATGATATGATACCATTGTGTAGCCAGTTGATAGGTGTTGGACAGGGATTGGCCGGTTTTGCAGCTTTGTGGTATATCGCAGCGCGAGTTTGGAGACACTTGGCCAATGCGGAACCTATCGATTTTTATCCGCTTTTCAGACCGTTTGCTATCGGTTTATGCATTGCAATTTTTCCAAGTGTGCTTGCAATCATAAATGGTGTAATGAAGCCAACCGTGACGGGAACCGCTGCGATGATGGACGGATCTAATAGGGCAATTGCGACCTTGTTATTGGAGAAGGAGCGGGCGATCAAAACTACGGACAAATGGAAAATGTATGTAGGAGAGACTGGTTCTGGAGATCGCGATAAATGGGTTAAGTACACTTATCCTGAACTCTCAGGTCAGAATGAAGGTTTGCTGGAAGGTTTGGCAATTGATCTGGAATTCTCTATGGACAAACAGATGTACAAGTTCCGCAACTCGGTAAAGGAATGGATGTCTGAAGTACTGCGTGTCCTTTTTGAAGCGGCCGCTCTTTGCATCGATACACTTCGAACGTTTCAGTTGGTAGTTTTGGCCATACTTGGGCCGATTGTCTTTGGTCTGGCAGTTTTCGACGGATTTCAGCATACCCTTACGGTCTGGTTGGCAAGATATATCAACGTTTTTCTATGGCTTCCGGTAGCCAATATATTCGGTAGTATTATTGGTAAGATACAGGAAAATATGCTCAAAGTCGATATCAGTCAGATCGCGCAGGAAGGAGATACCTTCTTTAGCAGAACCGATATGGGGTATCTGATCTTTATGATCATCGGAATTGTCGGCTATTTCACAGTACCAACGGTAGCAAATTATATCGTGCATGCCGGTGGAAGTGCGCTTACCCAAAAAATCACTTCGATGTTCAATAATTCATCAAGATCGACGGTTAGTACCGGTCAGCAGGCTGCGGGTATGGTTGCCGATGGCCTTGGTAATGCCGTGAACAGGATGCAGAACGATATGGCGAGTTATGGCTCATCTTCGCCATATTTCAACGAGGGAAACGGCTCAGGATACATGGGAGATAAATTAAAAGGTAAATAA
- the traK gene encoding conjugative transposon protein TraK yields MKNIDMAFRHVRTFTIIVICVCTLITCFAIYRSANLVDRMQERIYILANGKALEAFAGDRRDNIPVEARDHVKTFHSLFFTLDPDDKSIQANISKALYLADGTVKRVYDDLKETGYYSALISGNVNQTISVDSVSVDVADYPYRFRFYGLQKIIRPTSVTERSLITEGFLRSVGRSDNNPHGFLIEKWSTIENRDLKTETRKQ; encoded by the coding sequence ATGAAGAATATCGATATGGCTTTCCGGCACGTACGAACTTTTACGATAATAGTGATCTGCGTTTGTACACTTATCACCTGTTTTGCAATCTATAGAAGCGCAAATCTTGTAGATAGAATGCAGGAAAGGATATACATACTAGCTAATGGAAAAGCATTGGAAGCTTTTGCAGGAGATCGTCGCGATAATATACCGGTAGAGGCCAGGGATCACGTAAAAACATTCCATTCCTTGTTTTTTACCCTTGATCCGGATGATAAATCGATTCAGGCTAATATCAGTAAAGCATTGTATTTGGCGGACGGAACTGTAAAACGAGTTTATGATGATCTGAAGGAAACGGGGTATTATTCTGCTCTTATCTCCGGGAACGTCAACCAGACTATATCGGTAGACAGTGTATCGGTAGATGTAGCGGATTACCCCTATCGGTTCCGGTTTTATGGGCTGCAAAAGATTATCAGACCAACAAGTGTAACCGAAAGAAGCCTTATTACCGAAGGATTTTTAAGAAGTGTGGGTAGGAGCGACAACAATCCGCATGGATTTTTGATCGAAAAATGGTCTACTATTGAAAACAGGGATTTGAAAACTGAAACAAGGAAGCAGTAG
- the traM gene encoding conjugative transposon protein TraM, with amino-acid sequence MIKHRKFLLVLPVMVIPFMTVFFWALGGGKTEAAERNGKAQVGFNLKLPDANVKEDKILDKMGYYDKAKQDSVKFQELLKNDPNYMQGGRDFAGSDLGYDMLQHYNGNMNMSVNGRGYNNPNEQKIYQKLAELNREMNRPPSYSNENSYQGYQSGGSQNGTINTGDVDRLEQMMKMMSQPSGEDKEMQQLNGMLERILDIQHPDRMQEKLKQSSQMKKGQVYPVVKPKKENTVSVLENGKSVKEIGNSFFSLEENTSVIEQNAISAVVHENQTLVNGSTVKLRLSGDVMVNNITIPKGTFLFGVASLTGERLGIKIDNIRFGNSLFPVELNVYDLDGMDGIYIPGAITRDIAKQSADRSLQNIGMTSLDPSWEMQAAGAGIEAAKGLLSKKVKLVKVKVKAGYQLLLRDEKQKQSLTN; translated from the coding sequence ATGATTAAGCACCGCAAGTTTTTACTAGTGTTGCCGGTGATGGTTATCCCATTTATGACAGTGTTCTTTTGGGCATTGGGTGGAGGAAAGACCGAAGCGGCCGAAAGGAATGGAAAGGCGCAGGTCGGCTTTAACCTAAAACTGCCCGATGCCAATGTTAAGGAAGATAAGATCTTAGACAAAATGGGGTACTATGATAAAGCAAAACAGGATTCTGTCAAGTTTCAGGAACTACTCAAAAATGACCCCAACTACATGCAGGGCGGAAGAGATTTTGCCGGATCAGATCTTGGTTATGATATGTTGCAGCATTATAACGGGAATATGAATATGTCAGTCAATGGTAGGGGCTACAACAATCCAAATGAGCAAAAGATTTATCAAAAACTTGCCGAGCTGAATAGGGAAATGAACAGGCCGCCATCCTATAGTAATGAAAATTCCTATCAGGGTTATCAATCGGGCGGTTCTCAAAACGGCACCATTAATACCGGTGATGTTGATCGTCTGGAACAGATGATGAAAATGATGAGCCAACCATCGGGAGAAGATAAGGAAATGCAGCAGTTGAATGGGATGTTAGAGCGCATATTGGATATCCAACACCCTGACCGTATGCAGGAAAAATTAAAGCAGAGTTCCCAGATGAAAAAGGGGCAGGTCTATCCGGTGGTCAAACCGAAAAAGGAAAATACGGTATCGGTTCTGGAGAACGGAAAGTCAGTCAAGGAAATTGGAAATTCTTTCTTTTCACTGGAAGAAAATACCTCGGTTATCGAACAGAATGCCATCAGTGCCGTAGTACATGAAAACCAGACTTTGGTCAACGGGTCAACTGTAAAATTAAGGCTTTCCGGTGATGTTATGGTAAACAACATAACCATTCCAAAGGGGACTTTTCTCTTTGGGGTAGCCTCACTTACCGGCGAAAGATTGGGAATCAAGATCGATAATATCCGATTTGGAAATTCATTATTTCCGGTTGAGCTTAACGTATATGATCTGGATGGAATGGATGGTATCTATATTCCCGGTGCGATAACAAGAGACATTGCCAAGCAATCGGCCGATAGGTCATTGCAAAACATAGGAATGACCTCGCTCGATCCGTCATGGGAAATGCAGGCTGCCGGGGCTGGGATAGAAGCGGCCAAGGGATTATTGAGCAAGAAAGTGAAATTGGTAAAGGTTAAAGTTAAGGCCGGCTACCAACTGCTGCTTAGGGATGAAAAGCAGAAACAAAGTTTGACAAATTAA
- the traN gene encoding conjugative transposon protein TraN has product MNTERRIVMMMGLFIFILGSLQAYGQRNKTNEILPHRIEAAYNKTTNVILPHAIVSVDRGSKDVLAQKAMGAENILQVKAGKQGFAETNLSVVTADGKLTSLIVVYSKEPAQLNVSLLSGHRPNTISLSPEALNEAEVKKYSEYAIHARQRSSGMRDTKYNMALDLTGVFIHSDIMYLRIKVQNRSNISYDVEQLRFFIRDQKKAERTASQEMEVLPVYVHNEVQKINSQSQEIMVFAVPKFTIPDSKFLTVQMMEKNGGRHLEIILKNKKVVNAWPLD; this is encoded by the coding sequence ATGAATACGGAAAGAAGAATAGTGATGATGATGGGATTGTTCATTTTCATTTTAGGTAGCCTTCAAGCTTACGGTCAGAGAAACAAAACAAATGAAATTTTACCGCATCGAATAGAAGCGGCCTACAACAAGACAACCAATGTCATATTGCCCCATGCTATTGTGAGCGTTGATCGTGGTAGTAAGGATGTACTGGCGCAAAAGGCAATGGGCGCGGAAAATATCTTACAGGTAAAAGCAGGAAAGCAAGGCTTTGCGGAAACAAATCTTTCGGTAGTTACTGCGGACGGTAAGCTGACCTCCTTGATTGTAGTGTACTCCAAAGAACCTGCACAATTAAATGTTTCGTTGCTAAGTGGTCATAGGCCAAATACGATCAGTCTATCCCCGGAGGCCTTAAATGAAGCGGAAGTTAAAAAGTATTCGGAGTATGCCATTCACGCAAGGCAACGTAGTTCCGGGATGAGGGATACCAAGTATAACATGGCACTTGATCTCACGGGTGTATTTATTCATTCGGATATTATGTACCTGCGAATAAAGGTTCAGAACCGATCCAATATCAGCTACGATGTTGAGCAATTGCGATTTTTTATAAGAGATCAAAAGAAAGCGGAAAGGACGGCTTCCCAGGAGATGGAAGTTTTGCCAGTATATGTGCACAATGAAGTCCAAAAAATCAATTCGCAGTCTCAGGAGATTATGGTTTTTGCAGTACCAAAGTTTACGATCCCTGATAGCAAGTTTCTCACAGTACAGATGATGGAGAAAAATGGTGGACGCCATTTGGAAATAATACTCAAAAATAAAAAGGTCGTTAATGCCTGGCCACTGGATTAA